One segment of Neodiprion fabricii isolate iyNeoFabr1 chromosome 1, iyNeoFabr1.1, whole genome shotgun sequence DNA contains the following:
- the LOC124178964 gene encoding cuticle protein CP14.6-like, which translates to MTPFTAPSCIASVYKSLRSEQESQVQNQLQVESFLLRYYDTMYTVQVLVVVALCATRTFGAPQRPTGGSDKDAVITAQQLEVNFDGNYVNNFETSNGISHQESGQPKQVDNETPVVVQGADSYTAPDGQQVSITYIADENGYQPQGSHIPTAPPIPPEILRALEWNAAHPEEEDGGQGRPPPRG; encoded by the exons ATGACCCCTTTCACTGCACCAAGTTGCATAGCCAGCGTATATAAGAGCCTTCGCTCCGAACAAGAATCACAAGTACAAAACCAACTGCAAGTCGAGTCCTTCCTACTAAGATACTACGATACTATGTACACTGTTCAG GTACTGGTGGTCGTCGCACTGTGTGCGACGCGAACTTTCGGGGCGCCACAGCGTCCCACCGGTGGATCGGATAAGGACGCTGTCATCACCGCCCAACAACTGGAAGTAAATTTCGATGGGAACTACGTGAACAA CTTCGAGACCAGCAACGGCATAAGCCACCAAGAGTCGGGACAGCCGAAGCAGGTCGACAACGAAACTCCTGTGGTGGTCCAGGGCGCCGACTCGTACACGGCGCCGGACGGCCAGCAAGTGAGCATCACCTACATCGCTGACGAAAACGGCTATCAGCCTCAGGGTTCCCACATCCCAACGGCGCCTCCAATTCCCCCAGAGATCCTCCGGGCTCTTGAATGGAATGCGGCTCACCCTGAGGAGGAAGACGGCGGTCAGGGCAGACCGCCCCCAAGAG GATAA
- the LOC124181138 gene encoding endocuticle structural glycoprotein SgAbd-2-like, whose amino-acid sequence MNTFIIALFALIAGASAAAVREQEKFVPIVSQVQEVNPDGSFKSAYESADGTIQQSQGGLINAGQKDEAQVIEGSATWTSPEGIPIALKWIAGPNGVEFQGEHLPVAPPAPEIPLAIQRSLEWNAAHPEEDVKPKA is encoded by the coding sequence ATGAACACTTTCATAATCGCCCTCTTCGCCCTGATCGCCGGAGCTTCGGCTGCCGCGGTCCGAGAGCAAGAGAAGTTTGTTCCCATCGTGAGCCAGGTTCAGGAAGTGAACCCTGACGGATCATTCAAATCGGCATACGAGAGCGCCGACGGAACCATTCAGCAATCCCAGGGAGGTTTGATCAACGCGGGCCAAAAGGACGAAGCCCAAGTCATCGAAGGTAGCGCCACCTGGACCTCCCCGGAAGGCATTCCCATCGCCCTGAAATGGATCGCAGGACCCAACGGTGTTGAATTCCAAGGAGAGCACCTCCCGGTCGCCCCTCCAGCACCAGAAATCCCTCTGGCCATCCAGCGCAGCCTGGAATGGAACGCGGCTCACCCCGAAGAGGACGTCAAGCCCAAGGCCTAG
- the LOC124182906 gene encoding endocuticle structural glycoprotein SgAbd-8-like, producing the protein MNSVLLAALAIVAVASAASPNDVIAIVSQEQDISPDGSFSSKWETANGISVQESGTLKNAGQKDEAEVIQGSAAWTAPDGTKLSLQWLADENGANFQGAHLPTPPPPQEIPAAIQRALDWIAAHPHKEESSPKGKF; encoded by the coding sequence ATGAACAGCGTCCTTCTAGCAGCCCTTGCAATTGTCGCCGTAGCTTCGGCTGCCAGTCCGAACGATGTGATAGCGATCGTCAGTCAGGAGCAAGACATCAGCCCTGACGGTAGTTTCAGCTCGAAATGGGAAACCGCGAACGGAATTTCGGTGCAGGAAAGTGGGACGCTCAAGAACGCAGGGCAGAAGGACGAGGCCGAGGTGATTCAAGGGTCGGCCGCCTGGACAGCGCCGGATGGTACTAAGTTGAGCTTGCAGTGGCTTGCGGACGAGAATGGCGCCAATTTTCAGGGAGCTCACCTGCCCACGCCGCCGCCACCTCAGGAAATACCAGCAGCCATTCAACGAGCTCTTGACTGGATCGCTGCCCACCCTCATAAAGAGGAATCCAGCCCCAAGGGAAAGTTTTAG
- the LOC124182672 gene encoding endocuticle structural glycoprotein SgAbd-1-like: MNTLIFVTMLFGAAFAASGLEKDAPIESQVLETDIGGAFRNAWSGNGISVQELGSAKAGPDNTLVQVIQGEYSYTAPDGSVIKTLYIADENGSRVEGAHLPVAPPAPELPPYIARALEWAKAHPYNEEAELKKTYQ; encoded by the exons ATGAACACTCTT ATCTTCGTCACGATGCTCTTCGGAGCCGCCTTCGCAGCTTCTGGACTCGAGAAGGACGCGCCCATCGAGAGTCAAGTTCTGGAGACCGATATTGGGGGTGCTTTCAGAAATGCCTGGTCCGGCAACGGCATCTCCGTGCAAGAACTCGGCTCTGCCAAGGCCGGCCCCGACAACACCCTCGTCCAGGTTATCCAGGGGGAGTATTCGTACACGGCTCCGGACGGCTCGGTCATTAAGACCTTGTACATCGCCGACGAGAACGGCTCCAGAGTCGAAGGTGCTCACTTGCCAGTCGCCCCACCAGCCCCTGAACTTCCCCCCTACATCGCCAGGGCTCTCGAATGGGCCAAGGCTCATCCCTACAACGAGGAGGCCGAGCTCAAGAAGACTTACCAATGA
- the LOC124180132 gene encoding endocuticle structural glycoprotein SgAbd-1-like yields the protein MYTALVTLLALTACALARPADEPIAIVAQTQDGPNPDGSYKWSYESANGIKAEEEGSVVNAGAENESTAVQGGYSYTGEDGVVISLTYKAGEEGFQPEGAHIPTAPPIPEAIQKALEWNAAHPSKEDENQV from the exons ATGTACACGGCATTG GTAACACTTCTCGCCCTGACGGCTTGCGCCTTGGCGCGACCCGCCGACGAGCCGATCGCCATCGTCGCCCAAACTCAGGATGGACCGAACCCCGACGGCTCCTACAAGTGGAGCTACGAATCGGCGAACGGAATCAAGGCCGAGGAGGAAGGCTCCGTGGTGAACGCCGGCGCCGAGAACGAGAGCACTGCCGTCCAGGGTGGATACAGCTACACCGGCGAGGACggcgtcgtaatttctctgacCTACAAGGCTGGGGAGGAGGGCTTCCAGCCGGAGGGTGCGCACATCCCGACCGCCCCGCCAATTCCCGAGGCCATCCAGAAGGCCCTCGAGTGGAACGCGGCCCACCCTTCGAAAGAAGACGAGAACCAAGTTTGA
- the LOC124174486 gene encoding pupal cuticle protein Edg-78E-like: MNSALFVVMLFGAACAAGLEKDAPIESQVLETDIDGGFRNAWSGNGISVQELGSVKPGPDNTLVQVIQGEYSYTAPDGSVIKTLYIADENGSRVEGAHLPVAPPAPELPPYIARALEWAKAHPYKEEAELKKSYA, translated from the exons ATGAATTCCGCT TTGTTTGTCGTCATGCTCTTCGGAGCCGCCTGCGCCGCCGGCCTCGAGAAGGACGCGCCCATCGAGAGTCAAGTTCTGGAGACCGATATTGACGGTGGTTTCAGAAATGCCTGGTCCGGCAACGGCATCTCCGTGCAAGAACTCGGCTCTGTCAAGCCTGGCCCCGACAACACCCTCGTCCAGGTTATCCAGGGGGAGTATTCGTACACGGCTCCGGACGGCTCGGTCATTAAGACCTTGTACATCGCCGACGAGAACGGCTCCAGAGTCGAAGGTGCTCACTTGCCAGTCGCCCCACCAGCCCCTGAACTTCCCCCCTACATCGCCAGGGCTCTCGAATGGGCCAAGGCTCATCCCTACAAGGAGGAGGCTGAGCTCAAGAAGTCTTACGCATGA
- the LOC124174489 gene encoding larval cuticle protein LCP-17-like: MNALLVFTVLFAGACVADVSHVVNQKPVIEILKYNQDARPEGDWNLDFETQNGIVTKMESDADGEMRGEYHYVDPDGKPVDVTWVAGRNGFVAQGSSIPAVPDSVVRALKYIEEHPYKEPVSKP, translated from the exons ATGAACGCTTTACTG GTATTCACCGTCTTATTCGCCGGCGCCTGCGTGGCCGACGTTTCCCACGTCGTAAACCAAAAGCCCGTTATCGAAATCCTGAAGTATAACCAGGACGCACGTCCTGAAGGAGATTGGAACTTGGATTTCGAGACGCAAAACGGCATCGTCACCAAGATGGAGAGCGACGCTGACGGGGAAATGCGGGGAGAATATCACTACGTCGACCCTGATGGCAAGCCCGTCGATGTGACCTGGGTGGCTGGCCGCAACGGATTCGTTGCTCAAGGATCGTCCATCCCTGCTGTCCCAGACTCCGTGGTCCGCGCCCTGAAGTACATCGAGGAACACCCCTACAAAGAGCCCGTCAGCAAGCCTTGA